In Longimicrobiaceae bacterium, the genomic window CCGCGGACCTGGGCTGCGAGGTCGAGGAGGACCAGATGATGGAAGGCATCCTGAAGGTGGATGCCAACTTCCAGACCTCCACCTCCGGCATCTACGCCGCGGGCGACATCGTCCCCGGCTCGCGCCTCGCCCTCCGCGCCGCCGCCGAAGGCACGCGCGCCGCCCTCGGCATCCACAAGTCCCTCACCCCCGAAGACCGCAAGGTCTGAAGCTTCCTCGGACCGGACGAATCAACAGTCCGCGAATAGTTCTCCCTCCCCCAGGCAGTTTTGGGGGAGGGCCGGGGAGGGGGCCGCTCCCCGCCCCCCCCCATCCTCCGAAACGCACAAAATCCCCCCGTCCGCACCGGACGAGGGGATCACGGGCCATCGATCCACCCCGAAGCTCTTACCGCGACCGCGTGTCCGCCCGCCTCTCCACCGGCGCGCTCTCCGGCCACAGGCGGTTGCGGCCCTTGAGCAGCGGCGCCAGCGCGGCCAGCATCCCCGACACAGTCTGGAACCGGTTGCCCGCGTCGGCGTCCAGGCAGCGCAGGATCAGCCGCTCCAGCTCACCCGTGACCTGCGGGTTGTGCAGGTGCGGCGGCACGGGCGGGTGCGTGAGCTGCGGGTACCGCGTGGTCAGCTCGCGCGTGGTGAGCGCGCGCGGGCTGCCGTCGGTGTTGCGCGGGGAGATGGCGGTGGCAGCCGCGCGGGCGTCCCAATCGGCATCGTCGTCGTCGTCCCACTCGTCGTCGTCGTCCTCGGCGGGCTGCTCGCTGGGCCACTTGCCGGTGAGCAGCTCGTACAGCAGCGCGCCCAGGCCGTACACGTCTGTGGCGGGGCTCAGCGGGTCGCGGCGGATCTGCTCCGGCGCCATGTACGGCGCCGTCCCCAGCCGGTCCGCCGGCCGCCGCGCGGGCTCGATGGGCCGCACCACGTCGAAGTCCAGCAGCACCGGCACGCCCTCGCGCAGGTGGATGTTGGCGGGCTTAAGGTCGCGGTACAGGTAGCCGCAGCGGTGCAGGTAGTGGATGGCGGCGCCCACGTTCATGGTGGCGCGGATCGCATCCGGCACGTGCAGGCGGCGCTTGGGAAGGCCCTCCAGAACGTCGAAGAGCGACGGCCCGGCCAGGTACTCCAGCAGCATGTACGGCCGCCCGTCGGCCTCGCCGCTGCCGAAGAGCTGCACGATGTTGGGGTGGCGCAGCTTGGCCAGCACGCGCGCCTCGCGCCGCACCGAGGCGGGCAGCACCCCGTCCGCCCGCATGTGCGCGGGCGAGACGAGCTTGGCGGTCAGCGCGCACCAGTGCTTGTTGCTCCACACCTGGTACAGCTCGGTCACGCGGCCGCAGGCCAGGTGGCCGATGACCGTCAGGTCGCCCACGCGGTCGCCCACTGCCAGCGAGAACCGGGCGCGCGGCACGCTGGGCTCGTGCTCCCACCGGCGCGCGGCGGCCAGGCCCTGGTAGCGTGCGCGGGCGATCCCCGAATCGGGCATGTGTCTTGTATGAAAGAAGTTGAGACGCGAAGGCCGCGCCGCTCGTCATCAGGGTGATGCCGGCACGCACGGCATCTACGCAACGGCCGTACCCGCTCCCGCGGCGCCGGAACCCTGGCGCCGGGCACGGGTAGGCATGTATCGTGAACCCATCCCCCAGCCGAAGGTGATCCATGCTACGCCAATGTGCAGCCGCGCTCGCCGGCCTCACCGTGCTGGTGCTCGGCGCGGGCAAGGCCGGGGCCCAGACGCCGGCGGCGGAGTGGACCCCGCCCACGAACGAGATGCCGGCCATGCCGTCCATGGCCGACCTGCAGGGGAACTGGCAGTCCACCTTCGCCCAGTGGTTCCGTGGGGTGGATGCGGTCTCCGGCGTGTCGCTGGCGCAGGTGCAGGCCACGGGCGAGACCACGCGCGGCGGCGCCCGTGCGCGCTTCGTGCGCTTCATGGCGGGCCCGCGCCAGGTGGCCGTCTGGACCGACCGCAACGGCGACGGGCGCGCGGACATGATCGAGCTGTTCCGCAGCGGCGCCGTGGTGGTGCAGCTGGTGGACCCCACCTTCGGCGGCCACGCGCACGTGCTGCGGCTGTACGACGCCTCGGGCGCGCTGGCCCGCGAGACGCGCCTCCAGTAGCTCCCGCGTGACCGGCCGTGAGCTGCTGGCGGCCTACGCCGCCACCGCTTGGAAGGTCGATCTGCCCGCCGGCGTCGCCTGGGTCCGCCCGGGTGCCGCGGCGGACCCGGCGCTCCGCCCCGCAGGCATCGTCACGGCGCACAACCCCGCGTCGGACCCGAAAACCACCGAACGACAGAACCGAACTGCACAGGCGGCGCTCCTCCGCGAGCTTCGCCTGCGCCGCATCTCCTTCTTCCCCTCCCTCGCCATCCCCTCCGGCCCCGACGCCGAGCGCTGGACGGAGCCCGGCTTCGCCCTGGTGGATGTCGATCGCGC contains:
- a CDS encoding serine/threonine-protein kinase — encoded protein: MPDSGIARARYQGLAAARRWEHEPSVPRARFSLAVGDRVGDLTVIGHLACGRVTELYQVWSNKHWCALTAKLVSPAHMRADGVLPASVRREARVLAKLRHPNIVQLFGSGEADGRPYMLLEYLAGPSLFDVLEGLPKRRLHVPDAIRATMNVGAAIHYLHRCGYLYRDLKPANIHLREGVPVLLDFDVVRPIEPARRPADRLGTAPYMAPEQIRRDPLSPATDVYGLGALLYELLTGKWPSEQPAEDDDDEWDDDDDADWDARAAATAISPRNTDGSPRALTTRELTTRYPQLTHPPVPPHLHNPQVTGELERLILRCLDADAGNRFQTVSGMLAALAPLLKGRNRLWPESAPVERRADTRSR
- a CDS encoding DUF3293 domain-containing protein translates to MTGRELLAAYAATAWKVDLPAGVAWVRPGAAADPALRPAGIVTAHNPASDPKTTERQNRTAQAALLRELRLRRISFFPSLAIPSGPDAERWTEPGFALVDVDRATAVDLGKRFGQNAIVWVDTAGRVTLVATRAGFCGVEVGDELPV